One Pleuronectes platessa chromosome 20, fPlePla1.1, whole genome shotgun sequence DNA window includes the following coding sequences:
- the nom1 gene encoding nucleolar MIF4G domain-containing protein 1 isoform X1 translates to MKGKWKPRSKSNQATVKKKKGNIVLHRYMLAVDEFVQSKTGTEETEPEAEAEPELRSVKRKSRKELRKEKRKMKKAKMKSHYEGNKTLILPAGDEDTSGQKPPLVQEKEKKTERASKEVSKPNASRPAGADKGKSGKSDKPASSKKGKQVNKLQESRKMALMEANEQEDREIKKLEKQLGMNKRKNKKTLPQSFVADGLDYILGVLDSSSSAMGVYDEDEDVDMAKAKFEKLEESDSASSDEDGEPGDKMASEGSDEDMSSLDDEKDEDIEEEAEGEEEGAEDEEEEEMEEDEEEMDESDENEGDADEEAVAPDTETPESAPVNTSSTTGKYVPPHLRDIGDDKRKAELVKLKRNVKGLLNRLSEANMASICGQLEEIYMNSSRKDMNDTLTEVLLAACVTPALMPDRLLMEHVMLVSVLHNSVGIEVGAQFLETVVRKFDEMYKNPSEGKECDNLVAIVAHLYNFQVVHSVLIFDILKLLVGAFTEKDIELVLFVLRNVGFALRKDDALALKELITDAQRKASDLGSKFQDQTRVRFMLETMMALKNNDMRKIPGYDPEPLEKLRKLQRTLIQRSAAGSDMKLRVSLDNLLAAEQVGRWWIVGSSWSGAPMISDPGNTGTKQSTAEGQFSAKVLELARKQRMNTEVRRNIFCVIMTSEDYLDAFEKLLRMGLKDKQEREIVHVLMDCCLQEKTFNAFYAVLGEKFCSHDRRFQMTFQFSLWDKFREMPNLPSKTLNNLVQLVFLFLQRKCLSLSILKVIEFGELDKPTVRFLRQVLTKLLKECEPEDLAIIFGRISGIPKLGMLREGLKLFISHFLLKNAQSQEPAEQAAILLERAQVATKAMEAKEAKLKL, encoded by the exons ATGAAGGGGAAATGGAAGCCGAGAAGCAAGAGCAACCAGGCgacggtgaagaagaagaaggggaatATAGTGTTGCACAGGTACATGCTGGCGGTGGATGAGTTTGTTCAGAGCAAGACTGGCACGGAAGAAACCGAGCCTGAGGCCGAGGCCGAGCCCGAGTTGAGATCCGTCAAGAGGAAAAGCAGGAAGGAGCTGcgcaaggagaagaggaagatgaaaaaggccaaaatgaaaagtcactaCGAGGGGAACAAGACGCTCATTTTGCCCGCAGGTGATGAGGACACCTCGGGGCAGAAGCCGCCACTTgtgcaggagaaggagaagaaaaccgAGAGAGCGAGTAAAGAGGTGTCAAAACCCAATGCAAGTCGACCTGCTGGAGCTGACAAGGGGAAATCAGGGAAGTCCGACAAGCCAGCGTCTTCCAAGAAAGGCAAACAAGTGAATAAGCTCCAAGAATCGAGAAAGATGGCACTCATGGAAGCAAATGAGCAAGAGGACAGGGAGATAAAGAAGCTGGAGAAACAACTGGGAATgaacaagaggaagaacaaaaaaACTCTCCCTCAGTCCTTTGTCGCTGATGGACTTGATTACATCCTCGGTGTGCTTGACTCCAGCTCTTCGGCCATGGGGGTGTACGATGAAGACGAGGACGTGGACATGGCCAAAGCGAAATTTGAAAAGCTGGAAGAGAGTGACTCTGCTTCGTCGGATGAGGATGGGGAGCCTGGAGATAAAATGGCAAGTGAAGGCAGCGATGAAGACATGTCCTCCCTAGATGATGAGAAGGATGAGGATattgaggaggaagcagagggtgaggaagagggagcagaggatgaggaggaagaagaaatggaggaggatgaagaagagatgGATGAGAGTGATGAAAATGAAGGAGACGCAGATGAAGAAGCAGTAGCTCCTGACACTGAGACACCAGAGTCCGCCCCAGTAAAC ACTTCCTCCACAACTGGAAAGTACGTGCCGCCTCACTTACGCGACATTGGAGATGACAAACGAAAAGCTGAGCTCGTGAAGctaaagaggaatgtgaaagGTCTGCTCAACAG GCTGAGTGAGGCCAACATGGCGTCTATCTGTGGTCAGCTAGAGGAGATCTACatgaacagcagcaggaaggacaTGAATGACACCCTGACTGAGGTGCTACTAGCAGCCTGCGTCACCCCGGCCCTGATGCCCGACAGGCTGCTGATGGAGCACGTCATGCTGGTCAGCGTCCTCCATAACTCCGTCGGTATAGAG GTGGGGGCCCAATTTCTCGAGACAGTTGTGCGGAAGTTCGACGAGATGTACAAGAACCCCAGTGAAGGCAAAGAGTGTGACAACCTGGTGGCCATCGTGGCTCACCTCTACAACTTCCAGGTGGTGCACTCCGTCCTCATCTTCGACATCCTCAAACTTCTAGTGGGAGCGTTTACGGAGAAAGACATTGAACTAGTTCTGTTCGTGCTGAGAAACGTCGGCTTCGCCCTGAGGAAGGACGACGCCCTGGCTTTGAAGGAGCTCATCACTGATGCCCAACGCAAGGCCAGCGATTTGGGGTCGAAGTTTCAGGATCAAACCAGG GTGCGCTTCATGTTGGAGACCATGATGGCTCTGAAGAACAATGATATGCGTAAGATCCCGGGCTACGATCCTGAGCCTTTGGAGAAGCTGAGGAAGTTGCAGAGGACTCTG ATCCAACGCAGTGCAGCAGGCAGTGACATGAAGCTGAGGGTCTCTCTGGACAACCTCCTGGCCGCAGAGCAAGTCGGCCGCTGGTGGATCGTCGGCTCCTCGTGGAGCGGAGCGCCCATGATCAGCGACCCAGGCAACACAGGCACAAAACAGAGTACTGCTGAAGGACAG TTTAGTGCCAAAGTCTTAGAACTGGCTCGGAAACAGCGGATGAACACTGAAGTCAGAAGAAACATCTTTTGTGTTATCATGACCAGCGAAGATTACCTGGATGCATTTGAGAAATTGCTGag GATGGGACTGAAGGacaagcaggagagagagattgtTCATGTTCTGATGGACTGCTGTCTGCAGGAGAAAACCTTCAACGCCTTCTACGCTGTACTGGGAGAGAAATTCTGCTCCCATGATCGCCGCTTCCAG ATGACTTTCCAGTTCAGCCTATGGGACAAGTTCAGGGAAATGCCCAACCTTCCCTCCAAAACCTTAAACAATCTGGTCCAACTggtcttcctctttctccagaGAAAGTGCCTCTCGCTCTCCATACTTAAA GTAATCGAGTTTGGGGAGCTGGACAAGCCCACGGTGCGATTCTTACGTCAGGTTCTGACCAAACTACTAAAAGAATGTGAGCCGGAGGACCTAGCTATCATATTTGGAAG GATCTCAGGAATTCCCAAGCTCGGAATGCTGCGGGAGGGCTTGAAGCTTTTCATCAGCCACTTCTTGCTGAAGAATGCCCAGTCACAGGAACCAGCTGAGCAAGCAGCGATTCTTTTGGAGCGCGCTCAGGTCGCCACCAAGGCCATGGAGGCTAAAGAGGCCAAGCTcaaactgtaa
- the nom1 gene encoding nucleolar MIF4G domain-containing protein 1 isoform X2: MKGKWKPRSKSNQATVKKKKGNIVLHRYMLAVDEFVQSKTGTEETEPEAEAEPELRSVKRKSRKELRKEKRKMKKAKMKSHYEGNKTLILPAGDEDTSGQKPPLVQEKEKKTERASKEVSKPNASRPAGADKGKSGKSDKPASSKKGKQVNKLQESRKMALMEANEQEDREIKKLEKQLGMNKRKNKKTLPQSFVADGLDYILGVLDSSSSAMGVYDEDEDVDMAKAKFEKLEESDSASSDEDGEPGDKMASEGSDEDMSSLDDEKDEDIEEEAEGEEEGAEDEEEEEMEEDEEEMDESDENEGDADEEAVAPDTETPESAPVNTSSTTGKYVPPHLRDIGDDKRKAELVKLKRNVKGLLNRLSEANMASICGQLEEIYMNSSRKDMNDTLTEVLLAACVTPALMPDRLLMEHVMLVSVLHNSVGIEVGAQFLETVVRKFDEMYKNPSEGKECDNLVAIVAHLYNFQVVHSVLIFDILKLLVGAFTEKDIELVLFVLRNVGFALRKDDALALKELITDAQRKASDLGSKFQDQTRVRFMLETMMALKNNDMRKIPGYDPEPLEKLRKLQRTLIQRSAAGSDMKLRVSLDNLLAAEQVGRWWIVGSSWSGAPMISDPGNTGTKQSTAEGQFSAKVLELARKQRMNTEVRRNIFCVIMTSEDYLDAFEKLLRMGLKDKQEREIVHVLMDCCLQEKTFNAFYAVLGEKFCSHDRRFQKLMTIVLIKELVPGLLGMFAFLM, translated from the exons ATGAAGGGGAAATGGAAGCCGAGAAGCAAGAGCAACCAGGCgacggtgaagaagaagaaggggaatATAGTGTTGCACAGGTACATGCTGGCGGTGGATGAGTTTGTTCAGAGCAAGACTGGCACGGAAGAAACCGAGCCTGAGGCCGAGGCCGAGCCCGAGTTGAGATCCGTCAAGAGGAAAAGCAGGAAGGAGCTGcgcaaggagaagaggaagatgaaaaaggccaaaatgaaaagtcactaCGAGGGGAACAAGACGCTCATTTTGCCCGCAGGTGATGAGGACACCTCGGGGCAGAAGCCGCCACTTgtgcaggagaaggagaagaaaaccgAGAGAGCGAGTAAAGAGGTGTCAAAACCCAATGCAAGTCGACCTGCTGGAGCTGACAAGGGGAAATCAGGGAAGTCCGACAAGCCAGCGTCTTCCAAGAAAGGCAAACAAGTGAATAAGCTCCAAGAATCGAGAAAGATGGCACTCATGGAAGCAAATGAGCAAGAGGACAGGGAGATAAAGAAGCTGGAGAAACAACTGGGAATgaacaagaggaagaacaaaaaaACTCTCCCTCAGTCCTTTGTCGCTGATGGACTTGATTACATCCTCGGTGTGCTTGACTCCAGCTCTTCGGCCATGGGGGTGTACGATGAAGACGAGGACGTGGACATGGCCAAAGCGAAATTTGAAAAGCTGGAAGAGAGTGACTCTGCTTCGTCGGATGAGGATGGGGAGCCTGGAGATAAAATGGCAAGTGAAGGCAGCGATGAAGACATGTCCTCCCTAGATGATGAGAAGGATGAGGATattgaggaggaagcagagggtgaggaagagggagcagaggatgaggaggaagaagaaatggaggaggatgaagaagagatgGATGAGAGTGATGAAAATGAAGGAGACGCAGATGAAGAAGCAGTAGCTCCTGACACTGAGACACCAGAGTCCGCCCCAGTAAAC ACTTCCTCCACAACTGGAAAGTACGTGCCGCCTCACTTACGCGACATTGGAGATGACAAACGAAAAGCTGAGCTCGTGAAGctaaagaggaatgtgaaagGTCTGCTCAACAG GCTGAGTGAGGCCAACATGGCGTCTATCTGTGGTCAGCTAGAGGAGATCTACatgaacagcagcaggaaggacaTGAATGACACCCTGACTGAGGTGCTACTAGCAGCCTGCGTCACCCCGGCCCTGATGCCCGACAGGCTGCTGATGGAGCACGTCATGCTGGTCAGCGTCCTCCATAACTCCGTCGGTATAGAG GTGGGGGCCCAATTTCTCGAGACAGTTGTGCGGAAGTTCGACGAGATGTACAAGAACCCCAGTGAAGGCAAAGAGTGTGACAACCTGGTGGCCATCGTGGCTCACCTCTACAACTTCCAGGTGGTGCACTCCGTCCTCATCTTCGACATCCTCAAACTTCTAGTGGGAGCGTTTACGGAGAAAGACATTGAACTAGTTCTGTTCGTGCTGAGAAACGTCGGCTTCGCCCTGAGGAAGGACGACGCCCTGGCTTTGAAGGAGCTCATCACTGATGCCCAACGCAAGGCCAGCGATTTGGGGTCGAAGTTTCAGGATCAAACCAGG GTGCGCTTCATGTTGGAGACCATGATGGCTCTGAAGAACAATGATATGCGTAAGATCCCGGGCTACGATCCTGAGCCTTTGGAGAAGCTGAGGAAGTTGCAGAGGACTCTG ATCCAACGCAGTGCAGCAGGCAGTGACATGAAGCTGAGGGTCTCTCTGGACAACCTCCTGGCCGCAGAGCAAGTCGGCCGCTGGTGGATCGTCGGCTCCTCGTGGAGCGGAGCGCCCATGATCAGCGACCCAGGCAACACAGGCACAAAACAGAGTACTGCTGAAGGACAG TTTAGTGCCAAAGTCTTAGAACTGGCTCGGAAACAGCGGATGAACACTGAAGTCAGAAGAAACATCTTTTGTGTTATCATGACCAGCGAAGATTACCTGGATGCATTTGAGAAATTGCTGag GATGGGACTGAAGGacaagcaggagagagagattgtTCATGTTCTGATGGACTGCTGTCTGCAGGAGAAAACCTTCAACGCCTTCTACGCTGTACTGGGAGAGAAATTCTGCTCCCATGATCGCCGCTTCCAG AAACTGATGACCATTGTCCTCATCAAAGAGCTCGTACCCGGGTTGCTGGGAATGTTTGCTTTTCTCATGTAA